Proteins from one Bacteroidales bacterium genomic window:
- a CDS encoding superoxide dismutase gives MKTKLPVLQFAEDALMPVISAKTISYHYGKHTKAYFDNLNKLIENSPFVGKELEEIIINSKGAIFNNAAQAWNHIFYFEQFAGERNVKLGGTIRTAIERDFGSEIGFKERFVMEGINTFGSGWVWLSCDVEGNLEIDKCHNADNPILLRRIPLLCFDVWEHAYYLDYQNQRAEHLSALWSILNWNVIEKRYKNRTLFRDNCL, from the coding sequence ATGAAAACCAAACTACCTGTGTTGCAATTTGCTGAAGATGCACTAATGCCGGTAATTAGTGCAAAGACAATAAGTTATCATTACGGAAAGCACACAAAAGCCTATTTTGATAACCTGAATAAACTAATTGAAAACTCCCCTTTTGTTGGAAAAGAGCTGGAAGAGATTATCATTAATAGCAAGGGAGCAATCTTTAACAATGCGGCACAGGCGTGGAATCATATCTTCTATTTTGAACAATTTGCCGGAGAGCGAAACGTTAAACTTGGAGGAACAATAAGAACGGCCATAGAACGAGATTTTGGAAGCGAGATAGGATTTAAGGAACGATTTGTTATGGAGGGGATAAACACATTCGGGTCTGGATGGGTGTGGTTATCATGCGATGTAGAGGGAAATTTAGAGATTGACAAGTGTCATAATGCCGACAACCCTATTTTATTACGTCGCATACCTCTATTGTGTTTTGATGTATGGGAACACGCCTACTATCTCGACTACCAAAATCAACGAGCCGAACATCTTTCGGCACTATGGAGCATATTAAATTGGAATGTGATAGAAAAAAGATACAAGAATCGAACTTTATTTAGAGATAATTGTTTATAA
- a CDS encoding UvrD-helicase domain-containing protein: MQPINLNNLNDSQRSAVEYCDGVSLVIAGAGSGKTRVLTHKIAYLLSMGYSPYSILALTFTNKAAAEMKTRIATMVGRDIASRIWAGTFHSIFLRILRPYANRLGFPADFTIYDSSDSRSLITTIIKDMKLDDKVYKPRSIASIISRAKNALITPSAYATNREIVEDDYRAKRPATKDIYRAYFERCHRAGAMDFDDILLYTNILFRDNPDVVEHYGNVFRYVLVDEYQDVNFAQHLIVKQIVKHCKRLCVVGDDAQSIYSFRGANISNILNLQHEYGNCRIFKLEQNYRSTQMIVNAANSLIAKNKGQIPKHLFSENDRGEKVKLVRSYSDYEEAYMVAGSISEVHLRYGDTYNTFAILYRTNAQSRAFEEALRKRNIPYRIYGGISFYQRKEIKDVIAYIRLVLNPSDEEALRRIVNYPARGIGDTTIKKISEAATTHAQTLWTILTAPLEWGVKINSGTQTKLKNFATLITELQEEVKIKNADEFVRDLIKKTGIFADVYVDNLPENVSKQENLQELVNAIIDFCANRQESGESATISDFLSEVSLATDQDKGDEGEAEKVTLMTIHAAKGLEFANIYIVGMEEDLFPSSMSKESVSELEEERRLFYVAITRAEKRCTLSYATSRYRNGQTTAPLPSRFLKDLDYQYINDTTGVSQFRESTTTQLQPRIQTRVVVHEESTQTLRSMRSAIYTPSPKTDMESKKNDAELRVGSRIKHDRFGEGEVLSMSGEGDNRKIVVEFKNVGTKTLLLKFARYTIL, encoded by the coding sequence ATGCAACCCATAAATTTAAATAATCTAAACGATAGTCAACGCAGTGCAGTAGAGTATTGCGATGGAGTTTCGCTTGTCATTGCAGGAGCAGGGTCAGGAAAAACACGTGTGCTTACACATAAGATTGCATATCTTTTGAGTATGGGATACTCGCCATACTCAATACTAGCACTAACCTTTACCAACAAAGCAGCGGCAGAGATGAAGACACGTATTGCAACAATGGTGGGTAGAGATATAGCATCGCGTATATGGGCAGGAACATTTCACTCAATATTTTTACGAATTTTACGTCCGTACGCCAATAGATTAGGATTTCCAGCAGATTTTACTATTTACGACAGTTCCGACTCTCGCAGTCTTATAACTACAATCATCAAGGATATGAAACTCGATGATAAAGTTTATAAACCACGTAGTATAGCATCAATCATATCGCGAGCAAAGAATGCGCTAATAACACCCTCAGCATACGCAACAAATAGAGAAATAGTAGAGGATGATTATAGAGCAAAGCGTCCTGCAACAAAAGATATATATCGAGCATATTTTGAACGATGTCACCGAGCAGGAGCAATGGATTTTGATGATATACTCCTCTATACAAACATACTCTTCCGTGATAATCCCGATGTGGTTGAGCATTACGGAAACGTGTTCCGATATGTGTTGGTAGATGAGTACCAAGATGTAAACTTTGCACAACACCTGATTGTAAAACAGATAGTAAAGCATTGTAAAAGATTGTGTGTGGTGGGCGATGATGCACAAAGCATATACTCTTTCCGCGGAGCAAACATAAGCAACATACTCAATTTGCAACACGAATATGGTAATTGCCGAATATTCAAACTTGAGCAGAACTATCGTTCAACACAAATGATAGTAAATGCAGCAAACAGCCTGATAGCAAAGAATAAGGGGCAAATACCAAAGCACCTATTCTCTGAAAACGATAGAGGAGAGAAGGTAAAACTTGTAAGATCATACTCTGATTACGAGGAGGCATATATGGTGGCAGGCTCAATAAGCGAGGTACATTTGCGATATGGCGACACCTACAATACCTTTGCCATACTCTATCGCACCAATGCTCAATCGCGAGCATTTGAGGAGGCACTGCGTAAACGCAATATACCATATCGGATATACGGTGGAATATCGTTTTATCAACGAAAGGAGATAAAAGACGTAATAGCATATATACGTCTGGTACTCAATCCAAGTGATGAAGAGGCGTTGAGGCGAATAGTAAACTATCCGGCACGCGGAATAGGAGATACCACCATAAAAAAAATATCAGAGGCAGCAACTACCCACGCACAAACATTGTGGACAATATTAACTGCTCCATTGGAGTGGGGGGTAAAGATAAACTCAGGAACACAAACAAAACTAAAAAACTTTGCAACTCTCATAACAGAATTACAAGAGGAGGTAAAAATAAAGAATGCAGATGAGTTTGTTAGAGATCTAATCAAAAAAACAGGAATCTTTGCCGATGTATATGTTGACAATCTCCCCGAGAATGTAAGTAAACAAGAGAACTTGCAAGAGTTGGTAAATGCAATAATAGATTTCTGTGCCAACCGACAAGAGAGTGGCGAGAGTGCAACAATAAGCGACTTTCTCTCTGAGGTATCACTAGCAACAGACCAAGACAAAGGCGATGAGGGTGAAGCAGAAAAGGTAACCCTTATGACAATACATGCAGCAAAAGGATTGGAGTTTGCAAATATATACATAGTAGGAATGGAAGAAGATCTCTTTCCCTCATCAATGAGCAAAGAATCAGTTAGTGAATTAGAGGAGGAACGCCGTCTCTTTTACGTAGCAATAACCCGAGCAGAGAAACGTTGTACACTGTCGTATGCAACATCGCGTTATCGCAACGGGCAAACTACCGCACCCTTACCAAGTAGGTTTTTGAAAGATTTAGACTATCAATATATAAACGACACAACAGGAGTGTCGCAATTTAGAGAGTCAACCACTACGCAGTTGCAACCACGCATACAAACAAGAGTGGTAGTACACGAGGAGTCAACACAAACCCTGCGTTCAATGCGATCGGCAATCTATACTCCATCGCCCAAAACCGATATGGAGTCAAAGAAGAACGATGCAGAGTTAAGAGTTGGTTCAAGAATCAAGCACGACCGATTTGGAGAGGGCGAAGTTCTCTCAATGTCGGGCGAAGGAGATAATCGCAAAATAGTGGTAGAATTTAAAAATGTAGGAACAAAAACGTTGTTACTAAAATTTGCTCGATACACAATCTTGTAG
- the nspC gene encoding carboxynorspermidine decarboxylase produces MKKEDIPSPSFVLEEEKFRKNLSLIRSVKERAGIDIIMAFKAFALWRVFDVVREYIPYTTASSLSEARLAYEEMHSYAHTYAPVYRDDEFPQIMECSSHITFNSLTQYEHFRPQIEASERHISCGIRINPEYSQVETDLYNPCAPGSRLGVTADKLQQLPVGIEGLHCHTLCESDSYMLANVLEKIEERFGVLLPQIKWLNMGGGHLMTRAGYDIEHLVSLLRRFKAKYPNLQIILEPGSAFAWRAGYLKSTILDIVENRGIRTLMLNVSFACHMPDCLEMPYRPEVEGAHQPKSGEVVYRLGGNSCLSGDFVGDYAFDREPQIGDTIILCDMMHYTTVKTTMFNGVSHPSIVWEATDGTVAILRQFGYEDYKNRMS; encoded by the coding sequence ATGAAAAAAGAAGATATACCCTCACCATCATTTGTCCTCGAGGAGGAAAAATTTCGTAAAAACCTATCACTCATTCGTTCTGTAAAAGAGCGAGCAGGAATAGATATAATAATGGCATTCAAAGCCTTTGCATTGTGGAGAGTCTTTGATGTAGTGCGAGAGTATATACCATATACAACAGCAAGTTCCTTGTCAGAAGCACGATTGGCATACGAAGAGATGCACTCTTATGCACACACTTACGCACCGGTATATCGTGATGATGAATTTCCTCAAATTATGGAGTGTAGCAGTCATATAACATTCAACTCACTCACACAGTACGAACACTTCCGCCCACAGATTGAGGCATCAGAACGCCACATCTCGTGCGGAATACGCATAAATCCCGAGTATTCGCAAGTAGAGACAGACCTCTATAACCCATGTGCGCCGGGCTCACGACTTGGAGTAACGGCAGATAAGTTACAACAACTCCCCGTAGGCATTGAGGGACTGCATTGCCATACCCTATGTGAGTCCGATTCATATATGTTGGCAAACGTATTAGAGAAAATTGAGGAGCGTTTTGGAGTCCTGTTACCACAAATAAAGTGGCTAAATATGGGAGGTGGACACCTAATGACACGAGCAGGGTACGACATAGAACATCTTGTCTCTTTGCTTCGCCGATTTAAAGCAAAATATCCTAACCTGCAAATAATATTAGAGCCGGGTAGTGCCTTTGCATGGCGAGCAGGATATCTAAAATCCACCATACTTGATATTGTGGAAAACAGAGGTATCCGCACCCTAATGCTAAACGTATCGTTTGCGTGTCACATGCCTGATTGCTTGGAGATGCCCTACCGCCCCGAAGTAGAGGGAGCGCACCAACCAAAGAGCGGAGAGGTGGTATATCGGTTAGGAGGAAACTCATGCCTAAGTGGCGACTTTGTAGGCGACTATGCTTTTGACCGAGAGCCACAAATAGGCGATACCATAATTCTTTGCGATATGATGCACTACACTACCGTAAAAACCACAATGTTTAACGGAGTGTCTCACCCTTCAATAGTATGGGAAGCAACTGATGGTACAGTAGCCATTCTTCGTCAATTTGGTTACGAAGATTATAAAAATAGAATGAGTTAA
- a CDS encoding DUF4876 domain-containing protein, translated as MKHLKFYAGIITVLMLLSQITFISCTEDYGPDIEKLKEDVSEIQEQLTKLEEAYSSGKIITKVDPLQGAEPNSWQITFSDNSSISIYSGKDGVNGADGKDGITPYLKVNNEGYWIVSYNNAQTFDILADASGSPVYAKGIDGINGTDGKDGADGQDGINGTDGKDGVDGQDGVSVEVRVNQDGYYEIITYLEDKNNPISVQTTPYSSNPSNQIASIVENSLTGEITLTMASGKEYKFGSKVVYPTSIIVLTKEVEIETEGATAEIEFRVNPSNAVITKADIAIDKISPKAYAESYVTVSENYEIEGLRASVNGKGETLRGQYILTIKDKGAGEYSENCTLVITTKDAQDNTIQISSDEFLIYASYLSMPPLVIKEFYTAMCKHSETHKNYMYDQFYEIYNNSAKVQYLDNCILAKTEVQANSKIIYWPDNDEENKEVAVSSYVAGFVGDGTGKKYPLEPGQSVVIAFQAQNHTIMSDNPDTEEVEVNTNTIDLSKADYEIDITEYRPTYVANPDVPNLTILAKPGTQTLLFGLIPAFGAGLVLAQVDDVEAYVADQANWKTKPEGTDQEPYLMIKYKDIQDAINIVCETETNRRVVLPATVDAGMLWTSAMYNGMGFTRKVHKVINGRIIYKDTNNSSEDFEPEAKPSPGM; from the coding sequence ATGAAACACTTAAAATTTTATGCAGGCATTATAACAGTGCTAATGTTGTTGTCGCAGATTACATTTATTTCATGTACTGAAGATTACGGTCCTGATATTGAAAAATTAAAAGAAGATGTATCAGAAATTCAAGAGCAACTAACCAAATTAGAAGAAGCATACTCTTCAGGAAAAATAATAACCAAGGTAGATCCTTTGCAAGGTGCAGAACCTAATAGTTGGCAAATCACCTTCTCAGATAATAGTTCAATAAGTATCTATTCAGGAAAAGATGGGGTAAATGGAGCAGATGGCAAAGACGGAATAACACCCTATTTAAAAGTAAATAACGAAGGATATTGGATTGTCTCATATAATAATGCTCAAACCTTTGATATATTGGCAGATGCCTCAGGAAGTCCAGTATATGCAAAAGGGATAGATGGTATTAATGGAACAGACGGTAAAGATGGAGCAGATGGTCAAGACGGCATTAATGGAACAGACGGTAAAGATGGAGTAGATGGTCAAGATGGCGTTTCAGTAGAAGTGAGAGTAAACCAAGATGGGTATTATGAAATAATCACCTATCTTGAAGATAAGAATAACCCAATAAGTGTGCAGACAACCCCATATAGCAGTAATCCATCAAATCAAATAGCTTCAATAGTAGAGAACAGTTTAACAGGCGAAATAACACTCACAATGGCGAGTGGAAAAGAGTATAAGTTTGGAAGTAAAGTAGTATATCCCACCTCAATAATAGTATTAACCAAAGAGGTGGAGATAGAGACAGAAGGCGCAACAGCCGAAATAGAGTTTCGAGTAAATCCCTCAAATGCGGTAATAACAAAAGCGGATATAGCCATAGATAAAATCTCTCCCAAAGCCTATGCCGAAAGTTATGTAACAGTTTCGGAGAATTATGAGATAGAGGGGTTGAGAGCGTCAGTAAACGGTAAAGGCGAAACCTTGCGAGGGCAATACATCTTAACAATAAAAGATAAAGGAGCTGGAGAGTATAGTGAGAATTGTACATTGGTAATAACTACCAAAGATGCACAAGATAATACAATTCAAATAAGTTCTGATGAGTTTTTAATATACGCTTCATATTTATCAATGCCTCCATTGGTTATCAAAGAGTTTTACACAGCAATGTGTAAACACTCTGAGACTCACAAAAATTATATGTATGACCAATTCTATGAGATTTATAACAACTCTGCGAAAGTTCAATATCTTGACAACTGCATATTAGCAAAAACTGAGGTTCAAGCAAACAGTAAAATTATATACTGGCCTGATAATGATGAGGAAAACAAAGAGGTTGCAGTAAGTTCATACGTTGCTGGTTTCGTTGGTGACGGAACAGGCAAAAAATATCCTTTGGAGCCAGGACAAAGCGTAGTAATTGCTTTCCAAGCACAAAATCATACTATCATGAGTGATAATCCTGATACAGAAGAAGTTGAGGTAAATACAAACACTATCGACCTTAGCAAGGCTGACTATGAGATTGATATCACAGAGTACAGACCAACATATGTTGCTAACCCAGATGTTCCCAACCTAACAATCCTTGCTAAACCCGGAACTCAAACTCTATTGTTTGGTCTTATCCCAGCATTTGGTGCAGGTTTAGTATTAGCACAAGTTGATGATGTTGAGGCATACGTTGCTGACCAAGCTAACTGGAAAACTAAACCAGAAGGAACTGACCAAGAGCCTTACTTAATGATTAAATACAAAGATATCCAAGATGCTATAAATATTGTTTGTGAAACAGAGACTAACCGTCGTGTTGTTCTTCCTGCAACTGTTGATGCTGGTATGCTTTGGACATCTGCAATGTACAACGGAATGGGATTCACTCGTAAAGTTCATAAAGTTATAAATGGTCGTATTATTTATAAAGATACAAACAACTCTTCTGAAGACTTTGAGCCAGAGGCTAAACCTTCACCGGGAATGTAA
- a CDS encoding DUF4981 domain-containing protein has protein sequence MNFRGYAYLVLAVVASAMFSLSAEAKGFYKEISNPRLVSKNTEEARASFLPFENEAQAVKGNYKESPYYKSLNGTWKFLYTENPYKIPADFMSPVLDDSEWSDITVPGNWERQGFGIAIYTNTSWEFCSRNNPPYMDGPKPPYVPETFNPTGVYRTTFTVPSDWDGRQIFISFDGVKSAAYLYINGVEVGMSKDSKLPARYDITRFVKKDLPNQLTLRVFRWNDGSYLECQDFWRISGIERDVYIYSQPKTRIKDFTVVAELDKENYTTGEFALKVDLKNHTGKEENYKVSYRLMDAEGIEVLSGMSPGKVGRKDKVEFAAEIANVKPWTAETPNLYTLVIKLTSGENTEIISEKIGFRTVEIKNRQLLVNGQPILIKGVNIHEHNEFTGHYVDTALMIKDFELMKRYNVNTIRTSHYPQNELFYRLCDKYGFYVIGEANVESHGMFYNLRDCIGNNPSYCDAIVSRNIEMVERDKNHPSIIIWSPGNESGNGYCFYQAYVEMKKLDPTRPIQYERADMEWNTDIFCPMYSTPADLLKYANDPSADRPMIMCEYAHAMGNSLGNFKEYWDIIEKYDILQGGCIWDWVDQGFAEVDENGRKFWAYGGDYGPKGTPSDDNFLINGIIFPDRTTKPHTEEMKKIYQNIKFSMPESGKLEVKNWNYFVDLSAYNFRYEIVAEGKVVRKGTFKLATAPQATETVTIKLPKFAKGVEYFLNVYAMQKEATCLLPANHVVACEQIELTNGKSILDIPVKGSVLKVADSNGKTVVEGAKFAMEIDKTTGVITSYKVAGEELLKDGYGPRPNYWRAPTDNDYGMKLQKRSRVWQAASNAPRVASNYNVTNQNGIVTVKFSQAMVDSVAQDIEYNIYPSGYMAMTVNTITENDMPMMPRAGIRMQLNGEYDNVKYYGRGEYENYPDRKTASFVGVYNTTAEDMYTPYIRPQENGHRSDVRYFTLTNDKGNGIMVTAQEDLIQFNALKNTIEDYEAGDQGGETGSNDPAKKTINYKHQNDITPRDLVDCCVDYKMMGVGGNNSWGGWPEPQYLCYPDAQVESFTYIIAPVVKK, from the coding sequence ATGAATTTTAGAGGTTATGCTTATTTAGTTCTTGCGGTAGTGGCAAGTGCTATGTTCAGTTTGTCGGCAGAGGCAAAAGGATTTTACAAGGAGATTAGTAATCCCCGTTTAGTATCAAAAAACACTGAAGAGGCTCGTGCATCGTTCTTGCCTTTTGAGAATGAGGCTCAAGCTGTTAAAGGAAACTATAAAGAGTCGCCCTATTACAAATCTCTTAATGGAACATGGAAATTCTTATACACTGAGAATCCATATAAAATTCCGGCAGACTTTATGTCGCCTGTTTTAGACGATTCAGAGTGGAGCGATATAACTGTTCCGGGAAACTGGGAGCGTCAAGGATTTGGTATTGCAATCTATACCAATACAAGTTGGGAGTTCTGTTCTCGCAACAATCCTCCATATATGGATGGTCCTAAGCCTCCATACGTTCCTGAGACATTCAACCCAACAGGAGTTTATCGCACAACTTTCACTGTGCCAAGCGACTGGGATGGACGTCAAATATTTATCTCGTTTGATGGTGTTAAATCAGCAGCATATCTCTACATAAACGGAGTTGAGGTAGGAATGAGTAAAGATAGTAAACTTCCTGCTCGTTATGATATTACCCGTTTTGTTAAAAAAGATCTCCCCAACCAACTTACACTAAGAGTGTTCCGCTGGAACGACGGATCATATTTGGAGTGTCAAGACTTTTGGCGTATCTCAGGAATTGAGCGAGATGTATATATCTACTCACAACCTAAAACTCGCATTAAAGACTTTACTGTTGTTGCAGAGTTAGACAAAGAGAACTACACCACAGGAGAGTTTGCTTTAAAGGTTGATCTTAAAAACCACACAGGCAAAGAGGAGAACTACAAAGTATCATACCGATTAATGGATGCTGAAGGCATAGAGGTGCTTAGCGGAATGTCTCCCGGTAAAGTTGGAAGAAAAGATAAAGTTGAGTTTGCTGCTGAGATTGCAAATGTTAAACCTTGGACAGCAGAGACTCCTAACCTCTATACTCTTGTTATTAAACTAACATCGGGCGAGAATACCGAGATTATCTCTGAGAAGATAGGTTTCCGCACCGTAGAAATAAAAAACCGTCAACTCCTTGTTAACGGACAACCTATTTTGATTAAGGGTGTAAACATACATGAGCATAACGAGTTTACAGGACACTATGTTGATACTGCTCTTATGATTAAGGACTTTGAGTTGATGAAACGCTATAACGTAAACACAATACGTACATCGCACTATCCTCAAAACGAGTTGTTCTATCGCTTGTGTGATAAATATGGATTCTATGTTATAGGAGAGGCAAACGTTGAGTCTCACGGAATGTTCTATAACCTACGCGACTGTATAGGAAATAATCCATCGTATTGCGATGCTATTGTAAGTCGTAACATTGAGATGGTAGAACGAGACAAAAACCACCCATCAATAATTATCTGGTCGCCAGGAAACGAATCGGGTAACGGCTATTGTTTCTATCAAGCATACGTTGAAATGAAGAAACTCGATCCTACACGCCCCATACAATATGAGCGTGCCGATATGGAGTGGAATACCGATATCTTCTGCCCAATGTATTCAACACCAGCCGACTTGTTGAAATACGCAAACGATCCATCGGCAGACCGACCTATGATTATGTGTGAGTATGCTCACGCAATGGGTAACAGCCTTGGAAACTTTAAAGAGTATTGGGATATTATTGAGAAGTACGACATTCTTCAAGGAGGTTGTATCTGGGACTGGGTTGACCAAGGATTTGCCGAGGTTGATGAGAATGGTCGCAAGTTCTGGGCATATGGAGGAGACTATGGACCAAAAGGAACACCATCGGATGATAACTTCCTAATCAACGGCATTATCTTCCCCGACCGCACAACAAAACCTCATACCGAGGAGATGAAAAAGATTTACCAAAACATAAAATTCTCAATGCCTGAGAGTGGTAAGTTGGAGGTTAAGAACTGGAACTACTTTGTTGACCTATCAGCATACAACTTCCGTTATGAGATTGTAGCAGAAGGAAAAGTAGTTCGCAAAGGAACATTCAAATTAGCAACTGCACCTCAAGCAACTGAGACAGTTACTATAAAACTACCTAAATTTGCAAAAGGAGTAGAATACTTCTTGAACGTATATGCAATGCAAAAAGAGGCAACATGTTTACTCCCTGCAAATCACGTTGTGGCATGTGAGCAAATTGAACTTACAAATGGTAAATCTATATTGGATATTCCTGTCAAGGGTAGTGTGTTGAAGGTTGCTGACAGCAACGGCAAAACAGTTGTTGAAGGAGCAAAATTCGCTATGGAGATTGACAAGACAACAGGAGTTATAACATCGTACAAAGTAGCAGGAGAGGAGTTGTTGAAAGATGGTTACGGACCACGTCCTAACTACTGGAGAGCCCCAACCGATAACGACTACGGTATGAAACTGCAAAAACGCTCTCGTGTATGGCAGGCAGCATCAAACGCACCACGTGTGGCAAGTAACTACAATGTTACAAACCAAAACGGCATTGTTACTGTAAAATTCTCTCAGGCAATGGTCGATAGCGTAGCACAAGACATTGAGTATAATATCTATCCATCGGGATATATGGCAATGACCGTTAATACAATTACAGAGAATGATATGCCTATGATGCCACGTGCAGGTATTAGAATGCAACTTAACGGAGAGTATGACAATGTTAAGTACTACGGACGCGGAGAGTATGAAAATTACCCCGACCGCAAAACTGCATCGTTTGTAGGTGTATATAACACAACTGCCGAAGATATGTACACTCCATATATTCGTCCACAAGAGAACGGACACCGTAGTGACGTTCGCTACTTTACTTTGACTAACGACAAAGGAAATGGAATTATGGTAACTGCACAAGAGGATTTAATCCAATTCAATGCTCTTAAAAATACCATAGAGGATTACGAAGCAGGAGACCAAGGAGGCGAGACTGGATCAAACGATCCTGCTAAAAAAACTATCAACTACAAACACCAAAACGATATTACTCCACGCGATTTAGTTGATTGTTGTGTTGATTATAAGATGATGGGAGTAGGAGGTAATAATAGTTGGGGAGGATGGCCTGAACCACAATATCTGTGCTATCCTGACGCTCAAGTTGAGTCGTTCACTTACATTATTGCACCAGTAGTTAAGAAATAG